The following are from one region of the Actinopolyspora halophila DSM 43834 genome:
- a CDS encoding GreA/GreB family elongation factor, with the protein MSGADPSTRDDRHGSLVPDERAELDWLRAENTLLRTERDMLLRLATEFARDAGLVRSVANDTAPTAARGGHHEDGTMRTPREHCVWLTQEVYEQLRTELVMLRGERDAGADGRDSADTAESDAEYITDANRRHSRIQQIQDVLSHAVVGETPADDGIAEPGMVLTIRFEDEDDPETFLLGAREGEAPGEIEVYSPDSPLGAALIGAREGDERSYSVPGGTTVRVILVRAVPYGLHGSPHPG; encoded by the coding sequence ATGTCCGGCGCGGACCCATCCACGCGAGACGACCGGCACGGGTCGCTCGTCCCGGACGAACGAGCGGAGTTGGACTGGCTGCGGGCCGAGAACACGCTCCTGCGCACCGAACGGGACATGCTGCTGCGACTAGCGACCGAGTTCGCCCGGGACGCCGGTCTCGTCCGGAGCGTCGCCAACGACACAGCCCCCACCGCGGCCCGCGGTGGTCACCACGAGGACGGAACCATGAGAACTCCACGCGAACACTGCGTATGGCTCACCCAGGAGGTTTACGAGCAGCTCCGGACCGAGCTGGTGATGCTCCGCGGGGAGCGCGACGCGGGCGCCGACGGGCGGGACTCGGCCGACACGGCCGAGTCCGACGCGGAATACATCACCGACGCGAACCGCCGCCACAGCCGTATCCAGCAGATCCAGGACGTGCTCAGTCACGCCGTGGTAGGTGAGACCCCGGCGGACGACGGGATCGCCGAACCCGGCATGGTCCTCACCATCCGGTTCGAAGACGAGGACGATCCCGAGACCTTCCTGCTCGGCGCTCGCGAAGGCGAGGCCCCCGGCGAGATCGAGGTCTACTCACCGGACTCGCCGCTGGGCGCGGCCCTGATCGGTGCCCGGGAGGGTGACGAGCGCAGCTACAGCGTCCCCGGCGGCACGACCGTGCGCGTGATCCTCGTGCGAGCCGTGCCGTACGGCCTGCACGGGAGCCCGCACCCCGGGTGA
- a CDS encoding NAD(P)/FAD-dependent oxidoreductase: MDRGTTRASGGPRTAVVVGAGVVGLSTAWFLQERGVEVTVVDRHGVAAGSSWGNAGLLSPGLAVPLNEPAVLRYGLRALLDPGAPLHVPATWNPGLWRFLLQFAARCTWGGWNRAVRANLPLNAECLEAFDVLTANGVEAPTVAAPITAVFETRSQAAGLLREFRRLSRAGQRVDYTALDGDEVRERLPQLSERIGAGIRLDGQRFVDPGAFVASLAESVRDRGGTIRTDFDVTGTRRGRGGVTVTSSAGEDLTADATVLATGAWLGELTRGRGLRVPVRAGRGYSFTVPTAEPVPGPMYLPDVRVACTPYRGGLRVAGTMEFREPDDALDPARTEAIVASARPYLTGVDWAGRTDEWVGARPVSPDGYPLIGSVASEPDIYVAGGHGMWGLTHGPISGRMLAERITTGKPSEALRPFAPSR; the protein is encoded by the coding sequence ATGGATCGGGGTACCACGCGCGCGAGCGGTGGCCCGCGGACCGCCGTGGTGGTCGGGGCCGGTGTAGTGGGGCTGTCGACGGCGTGGTTCCTCCAGGAGCGCGGCGTCGAGGTGACCGTGGTCGACCGCCACGGAGTGGCCGCCGGATCCTCCTGGGGCAACGCGGGACTGCTCTCCCCCGGGCTGGCCGTGCCGCTGAACGAACCGGCCGTCCTGCGGTACGGGCTGCGCGCGCTCCTGGACCCGGGCGCCCCGCTGCACGTCCCGGCGACGTGGAATCCCGGACTGTGGCGGTTCCTGCTCCAGTTCGCGGCTCGCTGCACCTGGGGTGGCTGGAATCGCGCGGTGCGGGCCAACCTGCCGCTGAACGCCGAGTGCCTGGAGGCCTTCGACGTGCTCACGGCGAACGGGGTCGAGGCCCCCACGGTCGCCGCGCCGATCACCGCCGTGTTCGAGACGAGGAGCCAGGCCGCGGGTTTGCTGCGCGAGTTCCGGCGTTTGTCCCGGGCCGGTCAGCGGGTCGACTACACGGCACTGGACGGGGACGAGGTCCGCGAGCGGCTGCCGCAGCTCTCCGAGCGCATCGGTGCCGGGATCCGGCTGGACGGGCAACGCTTCGTCGATCCCGGCGCGTTCGTCGCATCGCTGGCCGAATCGGTGCGCGACCGGGGCGGCACGATTCGCACGGACTTCGACGTGACCGGCACGCGTCGCGGCCGGGGCGGCGTCACCGTCACTTCGAGCGCGGGCGAGGACCTCACGGCGGACGCGACCGTGCTGGCCACCGGAGCGTGGCTGGGCGAGCTCACTCGCGGCCGGGGGCTGCGCGTGCCGGTCCGGGCGGGACGGGGCTACTCGTTCACCGTCCCGACAGCGGAGCCCGTCCCCGGCCCGATGTACCTGCCCGACGTCCGGGTGGCCTGCACTCCCTACCGCGGCGGGCTCCGGGTGGCGGGGACGATGGAGTTCCGCGAGCCCGACGACGCGCTCGACCCGGCCCGGACCGAGGCGATCGTCGCCTCCGCCCGCCCGTACCTCACCGGGGTCGATTGGGCCGGGCGCACCGACGAGTGGGTGGGAGCCCGGCCGGTGTCCCCGGACGGCTACCCGCTGATCGGTTCGGTGGCGTCCGAGCCGGACATCTACGTGGCCGGTGGGCACGGCATGTGGGGGCTCACCCACGGGCCGATCAGCGGACGCATGCTCGCCGAGCGCATCACCACCGGAAAGCCGAGCGAAGCGCTCCGCCCGTTCGCCCCGTCGCGCTGA
- a CDS encoding sugar porter family MFS transporter yields MLGPATAAKRGNPDQLVRSEEQSSAEPAPPSEGAGMTSDTARESSGLRRARGSGLVIGASITAAFGGLLFGYDTGVISAAILYIRPEFGFGDSTQEVVVSALLVGAVLGVIIGGPVSDRVGRRNTLIAVTVLFALATLGCALTPNVGALVLARGLLGVAIGVSSLVVPGYIAEMAPPHRRGTLVSLHQFMVTVGILVSYLVGYGLSSTGAWRWMLGVAVLPAAVMFLGLLRLPESPRWLLTRGRQEEARRVLSRTRPPEHVESELTEIRDTIRAEGHITYRELLGPRYRRWISVGVVAAGSSQLVGVNAIIYYAPTILTDAGFGDSGAILASVGIGTLNVLFTVFALVFIDRLGRRPLILGGTVVIIVALAFIGLLFTQPVQGTVSVLLIAALIVYQSAFACSLGIAIWLVNSEIFPNSVRGKAGSFGIVSHWALNFLVSVSVLTLIGLFGGPSGVFWLYGALGLFGLIYLYRWLPETKNRTLEDIEAELTSRTERR; encoded by the coding sequence GTGTTGGGACCTGCCACGGCTGCGAAGCGCGGAAACCCCGATCAGCTCGTACGATCCGAGGAGCAGTCCAGTGCGGAGCCGGCACCGCCGTCGGAGGGAGCTGGTATGACGAGTGACACCGCACGCGAGAGCAGCGGCCTTCGACGCGCCCGCGGAAGTGGCCTCGTCATCGGCGCGTCGATCACCGCGGCGTTCGGGGGGTTGCTGTTCGGATACGACACCGGCGTCATCTCGGCGGCCATCCTCTACATCCGACCGGAATTCGGGTTCGGCGACTCCACGCAGGAGGTCGTGGTCTCCGCGCTGCTCGTCGGCGCGGTCCTCGGTGTGATCATCGGCGGCCCCGTGTCCGACCGCGTGGGCCGCCGCAACACCCTCATCGCCGTGACCGTGCTGTTCGCACTGGCCACGCTGGGCTGCGCGCTGACACCGAACGTGGGAGCGCTGGTTCTCGCCCGTGGTCTCCTCGGAGTGGCGATCGGGGTCTCCTCGCTCGTCGTTCCCGGCTACATCGCCGAGATGGCACCTCCGCACCGGCGCGGCACGCTCGTGTCCCTGCACCAGTTCATGGTCACCGTCGGCATCCTCGTCTCGTACCTCGTCGGCTACGGCCTGTCCTCCACGGGCGCGTGGCGCTGGATGCTCGGCGTGGCCGTGCTGCCCGCCGCTGTCATGTTCCTCGGGTTGCTGCGACTTCCGGAGAGCCCGCGCTGGCTGCTCACCCGCGGCCGCCAGGAGGAGGCCCGCCGCGTGCTCTCCCGCACCCGGCCACCGGAGCACGTCGAGTCCGAACTCACCGAGATCCGCGACACGATACGGGCCGAAGGGCACATCACCTACCGCGAACTGCTCGGACCGCGCTATCGCCGGTGGATCTCCGTCGGTGTCGTGGCCGCGGGCAGCAGCCAGCTCGTCGGGGTGAACGCGATCATCTACTACGCCCCCACGATCCTCACCGACGCCGGATTCGGCGACTCCGGCGCGATCCTGGCCTCGGTGGGCATCGGCACGCTCAACGTGCTGTTCACGGTGTTCGCGCTGGTGTTCATCGACCGCCTCGGACGGCGCCCGCTCATCCTCGGCGGCACGGTCGTGATCATCGTGGCCCTGGCCTTCATCGGGCTGCTTTTCACCCAACCGGTGCAGGGCACGGTCTCCGTGCTGCTCATCGCCGCCCTGATCGTCTACCAGTCGGCGTTCGCCTGCAGTCTCGGCATCGCGATCTGGCTGGTCAACAGCGAGATCTTCCCGAACAGCGTGCGCGGCAAGGCGGGGTCGTTCGGCATCGTCTCGCACTGGGCGCTGAACTTCCTCGTGTCCGTCTCGGTGCTGACCCTCATCGGCCTGTTCGGCGGTCCCTCCGGGGTCTTCTGGCTCTACGGCGCGCTCGGCCTGTTCGGGTTGATCTACCTCTACCGCTGGCTGCCGGAGACCAAGAACCGCACTCTCGAGGACATCGAAGCCGAGCTCACCAGTCGCACCGAGCGGCGGTGA